CATTCCTGCTCATGGGAGATGTGCTACTAGCTTTAACCTTGGGAACAATCGTATTTAGCCTACCCTTCCGTGGAAGCTTTTTGCTCTTTCTTGCTTTATCAAGTATGTATGTATTTGTAGGAATTAGTTTAGGCATTATGCTGGCAACTATTTGCGGTTCTCAACAACAAGTATTACTCACATCTTTTTTTATAAATTTACCAATGATCCAAACTTCTGGAGCAATATCTCCTATTGAATCCATGCCTCCTTTATTTCAATTCCTCTCTCTATTTAATCCACTTCGTCATTACATTACTATTGTTAGAGGTATTTTACTCAAAGGAGTTGGTTTAGATGTGCTGTGGTTGAATGTTCTAGCTTTGCTTGGTTTTGCTGTTGTTTTATTAACTATTAGTGTTCATAAGTTTCGGAGTCAGTTAAGTTAAACTGTACTATCTCATTAATTCTAACAACATCTGTTCAAGAATATCTTCCATAATTTCTTCGTCTAAGGAGTGTGGAGTTGGTGGCCCACCGAGAAATTCTTTGATAGTAATCTTCTGCTCTCTAAAGTCCTTGACAAAATCGCGGATTTGAGAAATAACATTCATTTGAGATTCTATTGTTTTTAGCATCAAAGATATAGAGTCAATGCCTTTTTTAGCAGCTTTCCGAGAATCACTTACCATAGTTCCTTCTGGAGTATTTTTTGCTAAACGTAGTTCCCGTTTCAAGTTTTCATATTGAGTGAGGAGAATTTGATTTTGCTGTTCTATAGTTCGACATTTACGAGTTAAATCATCCTCGTTATTAAAATCAATAACTTCTCCCACCTGCTGAATTCGCTCAATTTCTAAAAGTCTTGCCAAATCTCCTTCTTGGTAGGCTTTATTGATTGATTTCATGATTTCTGTATGATATATCTGTGTCTCGCTGTCTCTTGTCTTATCAGGGTGAAAGATTTCAGCTAATCTGAGAAATGTTTCCCGAATTTTTCTCTTATCCTCTGTTCTCGCTACAGAGGGAGATTCTACAGACTGTTGTGCTTGCCAATATTGATGGCTACCTTCAGCCGCTTCGTCTGAAAAATCTGATTCGGATTCGGAATTATTAAATAGTTCGTTTAACTCTGTATTGAATTGTTTGCGATTTGCATTTGGACTAATAATCCCTGTCAACTGGAGTTCAAGGTAAACTGCCTCTATATTTTTGATGGTTTGTTTGCCAAACTTCCTAGTGGTAAAAATTTCATCAAATAGAGCATGAATATCTCGGTCTAACTCAGCCATTTTTTGAACGTGGGGACTAGCTTGATGCAATATTTCTGTGGCAAAAGTTCGCATTTGCTCGACAAAATTGTTCAATTCC
The Nostoc punctiforme PCC 73102 genome window above contains:
- a CDS encoding J domain-containing protein, encoding MARKKSLPLQSTEVTPLALSQLHIRLEFLETEHKSLLKQIKRKRTELNNFVEQMRTFATEILHQASPHVQKMAELDRDIHALFDEIFTTRKFGKQTIKNIEAVYLELQLTGIISPNANRKQFNTELNELFNNSESESDFSDEAAEGSHQYWQAQQSVESPSVARTEDKRKIRETFLRLAEIFHPDKTRDSETQIYHTEIMKSINKAYQEGDLARLLEIERIQQVGEVIDFNNEDDLTRKCRTIEQQNQILLTQYENLKRELRLAKNTPEGTMVSDSRKAAKKGIDSISLMLKTIESQMNVISQIRDFVKDFREQKITIKEFLGGPPTPHSLDEEIMEDILEQMLLELMR